attcatgaagtaatggtaatgtaatgcattactttacaatgtaattcgccccaagcctggtaTCTGTACAATgatgatttttatatttcttaacaTTTGATAGTTTAGAGAACTTTCATTCATTAATACAATAAGAAGTAGTTGAGCCTTATTAGCACGCATCCACGCACAAATATGTTTGGTTATATTGTCAtgttaaaagttttgaatttactggttgggtgtaaatacaaaatttattttgtatttacacccacccagtgaCAATATAATGTAGAGTCAATTCATATTAAGTATTTAGAATTTACTGAATGGATATACTAGTACTAAACGAAAATTCATTGGAAATTATGCATTCACGCCCAcacgggaaattcaaaattttcaatttgacaacATTTTGCCCAACAAATCGTTGACTTCAGAAATATAGCATTGATATGAAACTTTCTTTTAAAGCGTATCGCCTGATAGCGTTTGAAATCGTCGGAAGAATAAGTATAGCTAGTTCCACAGCGTCCGAGGCTGTAGGGAGGGAGAGGAGCGGGGGATACACGTACGAGATGCCGTGGGACTGCGTGCTGGACGTACATCTGGGGAGGGAGGAGAGATCTCTGGAAGAGGAACATGCCATATTCACTCATATCGTTCACAAGAAATCAATCTCAAAACCAAAGGCAGTTGATTTAGATGGTATGACTTTACCTTACCAAATCATCACGCATTTCTGCAATTCAGGTTTCTCTTCACAACACTTGACAGTTTTAGCTAGAAGTGTTTTGTAACAATACACTAAACACCCAGATACTAGTACTTGTAGTcagttctgattttttttttcagatggaCAAATTGATGGAGCATTGGACAGTCTTCTAGACAAATTAAAGTCACGTGACACGCCGGATAGGTACCTTCAGTGTCAGAAATGTTCTGAGCCATTCGCGCGGGATTTCAGGCGCCCTAGACTTCTACCGTGTCTTCATACTCTCTGCTCCAAGTGCTTAGATGAAACGAATACCGTTGATACAGTTCAATGTCCAGTCTGTGATAGTAGATTTAACATCGATGATGTAGAAAAAGAATGTCCCGAAGATTTGACTAGATTTGATATCTTGGATTTCCGTAATCTAAATGACGAAAACTACAGGCTGAATTGTAGCGTGTGTCCAGACAAGGTTGCAACGCACAGATGTATTAGGTGTGCAGAATGGCTATGTCCCGAATGCCAAGAAGCGCACCAAAGAGTCACGGCAACAAAGAAACACGCTCTTTCGCCCATTGATGATATCAAACGTGGTAAAAAATTAGACGTTTTCAAGAGAAATGTGATTTGCAAGCGTCATTCTGAAAATAGTTTGAAATTTTACTGTACCGCCGAACCTTGTATGGAGCCAGTGTGTGCAACGTGCTTATTAGAGAAATGTGAAGAGATGGACAGACACAAGGCTGTGGAGATAGAAAACATTGCAAGAGAAAAACGTCAGCAGGTTTACAGGCTTAAAAACGCAATCCATGAAAAGCAGAAGAACGTCGCTGAAACTATCGAACGAATTGAGATCGAAAAGAAAAGTATCGAGGATACTGCACAGCGAGTGGCCGAAAACATTGATTCGACATTCGAAAGCTTAATGAAGGTACTTGAAAAGAATAAGATCGAACTAAAGACGGAGTTACAGAAGGTGGCTAAAACGAAACTAGAGATGTTGGAAGAACAAACAACGGGGCTTGT
This genomic window from Crassostrea angulata isolate pt1a10 chromosome 8, ASM2561291v2, whole genome shotgun sequence contains:
- the LOC128161708 gene encoding tripartite motif-containing protein 45-like codes for the protein MSRLGGIYRDENVVCSTTCEIYIPSSIPESGTSAVKCELHSFGRCDVYLIQTTALSQTKTRSILDIPGQQKVRMDLDLNNILADNLHYITKDQYWYEFSRRYGAIERCVTVHFCKEDEHCDRFLELLQVTFSTLGECRRRNIQPEHSYRLIAFEIVGRISIASSTASEAVGRERSGGYTYEMPWDCVLDVHLGREERSLEEEHAIFTHIVHKKSISKPKAVDLDDGQIDGALDSLLDKLKSRDTPDRYLQCQKCSEPFARDFRRPRLLPCLHTLCSKCLDETNTVDTVQCPVCDSRFNIDDVEKECPEDLTRFDILDFRNLNDENYRLNCSVCPDKVATHRCIRCAEWLCPECQEAHQRVTATKKHALSPIDDIKRGKKLDVFKRNVICKRHSENSLKFYCTAEPCMEPVCATCLLEKCEEMDRHKAVEIENIAREKRQQVYRLKNAIHEKQKNVAETIERIEIEKKSIEDTAQRVAENIDSTFESLMKVLEKNKIELKTELQKVAKTKLEMLEEQTTGLVALKKQMEDAEDVTDCVLVSPNSVAFMQTERIVLKRLDKLATGVYEASPRELPTFGFYDDSLESKLEQVVAHSAQIWSSSISPGKSVTIVDETYWEDDSVRFTVIPQDYRGIPIKIDSAVMRATIKDTKGNTISCVLTPRQDDYSLIDVTADVSGLGRHLLSVYMGDTIVASAEFDRTRVYLRSTLPLGQAQKVISLDLDETDA